The following nucleotide sequence is from Aneurinibacillus soli.
AATGACCTGTACATGAAGTTCTTCGCCGGGAAGAACAACCGGCTTTACTGCATTTGCAAGGTCGTTAATGTTCAGGACAGATACACCCTGAAGCTCACATACCTTATTCAGATTAAAGTCATTCGTTACGACTTTGCCTTGCATCACTTTAGCAAGCTTAACAAGCTTGCTATCTACCTCGCTGATCTCTTCAAAATCCTGATCGGTAATGATAACTTTCACTTTCAGCTCTTTCTGGATTTTGTTCAAAATGTCCAGTCCGCGACGTCCCCGATTGCGCTTAAGTGCATCAGATGAATCCGCGATGTGCTGCAGTTCCTCCAGAACAAACTCTGGAATGACAAGGGCACCTTCAATAAATCCAGTTTTGCAAATATCCGCAATCCGCCCGTCAATGATTACGCTTGTATCCAAAATTTTGTATTCTGTTCCACTCGATTCCTGCTTCTCATCCTTTTTCTTCTCACCTTTTGAACGGTTGCTTGAGAACACCGACATAATCTCGTCTCGTTTGCGCAGACCGACCTGAAACCCAATATAGCCGCATAACACAGACACAAGCAGCGGAAGTAGTTTAGCGACAATCGGAATAGGAATGCTATTAATAGGGAGAAAAAGTAAAAAAGCAACGATAAGTCCAATGATCAGCCCCATAGCTCCAAATAAAACATCGGTAATCGGCAACTTGATCAACGTTTCTTCGCTGCGTTTAATCGTACGGACAATATAATCAGTTGGCCACGACATAATTACGGCGAATAGAACCGCTCCCAGTACCGCTCCAATATATTCTGTTCCCGGAATACTACCCATGTGTGCATATGATTCTAGAAAAGAGAGGAACTGCGGCCCAAATTGATAACCAAGACCAGCACCAACCAGCAAGAAGAACAGTTGGATTATTCGTTTGACCATACTTTCACCTCCTTGATTGACTCATATCTCATTATAGTCATAACTAGCAAAGAAAAAACGGCTTAAATCAAAAACGACAAAAGAAGTCCTTGTTTGACAAATCACTCTGTTTATACGAAGCAGCTTTCGCAAAAGTTCCGAAAAAAAAACAAAAAGCTTCTCTTAGAGAAGCTTTTCCCCTCTAACTATTCATAACCTGCTCAAGTAAAGTTGTCGCCTGTTCCTCATCAATGTTCTTGACAAGCACGAGTTCACTGAGCAAAATCTGCCGGGCATTATCCAGCATTTTGCGCTCGCCGGTCGAAAGTCCTTTCTCCCTGTCACGACGCATCAAATCCCGAACCACATCCGCCACTTCATAGATGTCGCCCGTACGCATCTTCTCCATGTTCTTGCGGAATCTGCGGTTCCAGTTCGTGGATACATCTATCTCGTCAGTTCGCAGAATCTGAAGAACATGCTCTAAAGCTGGCATGTCGATTACTTCACGAATACCAAGATTCGATACCTTCTCCATCGGGATCATGACCTGCATATTCCCTACAGGCATCTTCATGATATAATACTGCTGCTTTTCTCCCAGGATTTCTTTCTCTTCAATGGCTTCAATAACACCTGCACCGTGCATCGGATAAACAATCTTGTCGCCAATTTGAAACAACAAATCCACCCCCAACAGAGTATCCACTTTCAAGGTATCACAGAAAGAATTTTTTGTCAATTAAATTTCACTATCATAACACATCAAAAAGAAAACTGTCAACCACAACTGTTCTGATGATATGAAAAAAAGACCGGAAACATACCGATCTTTTTACTAATTTGTTCAAGAATGAAACATTTCTTCCTCTGATTCCTTATGGCGACGCTTACGTACCATGCGATCTATGCTTCTCTTCACACCATACAGTGCATAAAGCATAAGCGGAACGAAAATCACCATCGGGAACTGCTGTGGGAACTTCCAAGCTGTCAATACTACGACACCGATAATAATCGGAGTAACCCAAAAAGCAGAACGTGGAATGCCTACTTTCTTGAAGTTTGGATATTTAATGTTGCTGATCATCAGATACGATAGACCAAACATGCTAAGTGCCAGGTAAACTGACGGAAACGCATTATGGTACAGCGCCATGGTCGCTAGCACACCGCCTGCTGCTGTAATGGGAAGTCCGATAAAATAGCCGGTATTTCCACCTGTTGCTGAGTTAAAACGAGCAAGACGAAGTGCTCCACATGCCGGAAACAGCCCAGCCAGCACAATGCCTACCCATCCCATATCCTGCAAAATCACTACATACATAATAAGCGCGGGTGCAACGCCAAATGTCACAATATCAGACAGTGAATCAAGTTCTTTGCCAAATTCGCTCTGCGCATTCAACATGCGTGCCAGGCGGCCATCCAGTCCATCGAACACCATCCCGACAATCACCATAATCGCCGCGTAGTTAATGTACTGAGGATCCCCTTGAAAAGCAAACAACATCGCCACAACGCCCAGAAACAAATTACCGATTGTAAACATATTCGGAATTGCCTTGGCTATCATTTTGCTCCTTATACCTCCCCGGTCCGCACATATTACGGACTCCCTCTCTCGGCTCAGGGATTTTTTGTAACCCCTGAACAATTATCTTATTGTATGATGCACTAAATATGCCTGTCAATAAATACTTGCTCCTGAATCCGTTTGAGGCCTTCTTTAATGGCTCGTGCCCGTACCTCTCCAATGCCTTCAACTTCATCCAGTTCTTCGATCGTTGCCATCATAACCTGAGGCAGGCCAGCGAACTCTTCAATCAAGTTGGAGACAATGGATGCTGGCAGACGCGGAATCTTACTTAAGATGCGATAGCCACGTGGAAATACAGGCTCATCATGAAGATTAGGCACTGGCGAGTATCCGAGTACTTTCAGGACGTTAATCGGTTCAAGCAGATCATCCGCAGATAACTTGTGCAACTGATTGAGTACATCATCCGGGTCCACCTCTTCTCCCAGGCGGCAATAATCTTTTATGAGTAAATAAGCATCATCTTCAATTTTCGACACAAGTTCTTCCATCTGCATGCTGATCAGACGGCCTTCTGTTCCTAATTCATTAATATATTTAAGAATTTCCGTTTTGATGCGCATCACCATCTCAATTCGCTGTACAACAAGCGCCACTTCGTGCAAGGTGACCAGTTCTTCAAACTCCAGCGCACCAAGATTCGTCAGTGCCTGATCAAGTACCGACTTATACTTTTCGAGCGTTTGAATGGCCTGATTTGCTTTGGTCAAGATAACTCCAATGTCTTTAAGCGCGTACCGATACGGCCCACGGTATAGCGTAATAACATTACGGCGCTGCGAAATCGAGATTACCAGTTGTCCGGTCTGCCTTGCCACACGCTCTGCTGTACGATGGCGAGTTCCAGTCTCCGTAGACGGGATGGATGAATCTGGAATGAGCTGTGTATTTGCATACAGAATTTTTTTCACATCATCACTTACAATAATAGCTCCATCCATTTTAGCCAGTTCATATAAATGCGACGATGTCAAATCACAGTTAATGGAGAATCCTCCGTCTACAATGTCCCGGATGGCTGGTGTATGGCCAATTACAATAAGGGCTCCGGTTTTCGCTCGCAACACATTCTCTAACCCTTCTCGCAGCGGTGCTCCGGGAGAAACGAAGCGTAGAACTTCACTTATAAACTGTTCGCGTTTGTTTTCTGCTGCCATGCCTATCCTCCCAGTGTTTCCCGCAGTGCTTCCGATACGGTATGTACCCCGACAATTTCGATGCCTACAGGATACTCCCAGCCCGTGCTATTTTTCGCGGGAATGATTACACGTTTAAATCCTAGTTTTTGCGCTTCCTTCACCCGCTGTTCAATGCGAGAGACACCGCGCACTTCTCCGGTCAATCCTACTTCTCCGATCACTACATCATACGGGTTCGTCTGCTTGTCACGGAAACTAGATGCGAGACTAACTGCCACAGCGAGGTCAATCGCTGGTTCATCAAGGCGCACGCCGCCCGCAACATTCACATAGGCATCCTGATTTTGAAGCAGAAGTCCTACACGCTTCTCCAGAACGGCCATAATCATCGCAATACGATTGTGGTCAACTCCGGTAGCCATGCGGCGTGGAGTAGCAAAGCCGGTCGGTGTAACCAGCGCCTGCATCTCGACTAGAACCGGGCGCGTCCCTTCCATACTGGCAACAACGGTTGAACCTGCTACACCTAGCGAGCGCTCAGATAAAAACATTTCAGACGGGTTTGTTACTTCTGCTAATCCTTTTTCCGCCATCTCAAAAATACCGATCTCATTCGTCGATCCGAAGCGGTTTTTCACCGCGCGCAGAATACGGTATGTATTGTGACGCTCCCCTTCAAAATATAGAACAGAATCTACCATATGTTCTAAAAGACGCGGTCCGGCTATAGCTCCCTGCTTCGTAACGTGGCCGACGATCATGATCGCGATGTCTTTCGTTTTCGCCAGGCGCATCAGGTGAGCGGTGCACTCTCGCACCTGTGCCACACTGCCGGGCGCGGATGTAACATCTGGATGAAAAATGGTTTGAATGGAATCCATAATGACGACAGCCGGGTTCAACTGGCTGATCTGCTGCTCCAGCAAAAACAGATCAGTCTCTGCCAATACATACAACTGTGAACTATTCGCGCCAAGCCTCTCTGCCCGCAGCTTGATCTGTTTGGCTGATTCTTCACCGGAGATATACAGCACCGTATGGCCATTGCCCGCTAACTCCTGTGACGTCTGCAGAAGAAGCGTCGATTTTCCGATCCCAGGATCTCCTCCTACAAGCACAAGTGACCCTGGTACGACACCGCCCCCCAATACCCGGTTCAGCTCACTCATGTTTGTATCAAGGCGAGGTTCGTCCTCCCCAACGATAGTCGTAATGGAGACCATTTTAGATGAACCAGCTGAGAATCCACCATGACGAGCACCCACTGTCCCTGCTTTCGGCTTTTCTACTATTTCTTCCACCAGAGTGTTCCAACTGTTACAGCCCGGACATTTCCCCATCCATTTGGGCGACTCATATCCGCACTCTTGACATACATATTTCGATTTATATTTAGCCATTCCATTTCTCTTCTTTCTACCTCATAATTTCTCCTTCTCCATTGTGCAAAAAAAGCTCTCCTGAGTAAAGCATCGCTTTCCCAGGAGAGCCTGATTTATTTCTCTATCATCTAGTTCGATACCGATTCTCCGGCTTCCTGTGTGGTAAAGGTCAGATCATTGTCACACACATCGATCTTCACAACACTACCTTTTTGAATGTTACCGGTAAGCAGCTCTTCTGAGAGTCGATCTTCAATATGACGCTGAATCGCACGACGTAGCGGACGCGCACCAAATGCCGGATCAAATCCTGCTTTCGCCAGAAAACTCTTCGCCTCATCTGTCAGAACAAAGTCAATATCTTGCTCGTTCAGTCGCTTACGAAGTGATTCGGTCATAAGCAGCGCAATCTCTGTAATGTGCGTCTCTTCCAGTGAGTGGAACACGATCAGCTCATCGATCCGGTTGATAAACTCTGGACGGAAACTACGCTTCAACTCACCAAGAACACGATCTTTCATATCCTCGTAGTTTTTCGAGCTATTCGGTGTCGTAAAGCCGAGCGATGAGTTCTTCTTAATCATATCGGCCCCGACGTTCGATGTCATGATGATTACCGTATTGCGGAAGTCAACCGTACGTCCTTTCGAATCGGTCAGACGACCGTCTTCAAGCACTTGAAGCAAAATATTGAACACTTCTGGGTGCGCTTTTTCGATCTCATCGAGCAACACAACGGAATATGGCTTGCGGCGAACTTTTTCTGTCAGCTGGCCGCCTTCATCAAAACCGACATATCCCGGAGGCGCACCTACGAGGCGAGAGGTAGAATGTTTCTCCATGTACTCGGACATGTCGATGCGGATAATCGAATCTTCCGCTCCAAAAAGCGCTTCTGCTAACGCACGGGCAAGTTCGGTCTTCCCAACACCTGTCGGTCCAAGGAAAATGAAGGAGCCGATTGGGCGCCTCGGATCTTTTAGACCGGCACGAGCACGGCGGATCGCACGGGAGATCGATTTCACTGCATCTTCCTGTCCAATTACGCGCTCATGCAGAATTTCTTCCATTTTGAGAAGACGCTCGGTTTCTTCTTCTTTCAGCTTCACAACTGGGATCCCCGTCCAGCTCGCTACGATAGAGGCGATATCTTCCGGTGTGACTTCTGAGTCCGTCTGGCCCTGTTTTTCCTGCCATTCATTCTTCGTACGATCTAATTCTTCACGCAGCTTCTGCTCTTTATCACGCATAGAAGCAGCTTTTTCGAATTCCTGACTTTGAACGGCTGCGTCTTTTTCCTTGCGAACTTCTTCGAGCTTTTGTTCAAGCTCTTTGAGATTCGGTGGGATGGTATACGATTGCAGACGAACTTTGGATGCCGCTTCGTCAATTAAATCGATCGCTTTATCCGGCAGGAAACGATCAGAGATATAGCGGTCCGACAGCTGTACCGCCTGGCTGATCGCTTCATCAGTGATTTTTACACGATGATGTGCTTCATAGCGGTCACGCAGCCCGAACAAAATCTGTACCGCTTCTTCCGGTGATGGTTCATTCACTTGAATCGGTTGGAAGCGGCGTTCAAGCGCTGCATCTTTCTCGATATATTTGCGATATTCATCAAGCGTAGTCGCACCGATGCACTGCAGTTCTCCACGGGCGAGTGATGGTTTCAGAATGTTGGAAGCGTCAATCGCTCCTTCTGCTCCACCTGCTCCAATAAGTGTGTGCAACTCGTCAATAAAGAGGATGATATTACCTGCTTGGCGGATTTCATCCATGATCTTCTTGAGACGGTCTTCAAACTCCCCGCGATATTTTGTACCGGCGACAACCGTTCCCATATCAAGCGTCATGACACGCTTATTGCGAAGAGTTTCTGGGATTTCGTTGTTAATAATGCGTTGTGCCAAACCTTCGGCAACGGCTGTTTTCCCAACACCAGGCTCTCCGATCAGAACCGGATTGTTCTTCGTCCGACGGCTTAGCACTTGAATAACGCGCTCGATTTCTTTGGCCCGACCGATTACTGGATCAAGTCCGCCATCGCGGGCAACCGCTGTCAGGTCACGCGCCAGGCCATCAAGCGTCGGTGTATTTACAGCCGCATTGCTTGATGCCTGCTGGTGCGAAGACATCGCTTCACTGCTTCCTAGCAGTTGAAGAACCTGCTGGCGCGCCTTGTTCAGGCTCACTCCAAGGTTGTTCAGCACACGGGCTGCCACACCTTCTCCTTCACGAATCAGGCCAAGCAAAATATGCTCTGTACCTACATACGTATGGCCCAACTTACGCGCTTCATCCATCGAAAGCTCAATGACTTTCTTCGCGCGCGGTGTATAATTAATATTACTCGACTGTTCGCCGCCGCGCCCAATCAAGGACTCTACCTCGCCCTGAATTTTATCCAGACCAAGACCAAGTGCTTGCAACGCTTTTGCGGCAATGCCGTCTCCTTCACGAATCAGACCTAACAGAATGTGCTCAGTCCCGATGTTTTTATGACCCAGGCGAACCGCTTCTTCTTGCGCGAGAGCAAGGACTTTTTGTGCTCTTTCTGTAAAACGACCAAACATCATACACAGACACCTCCGTAGATTTCATATTATTCCATTGCAGATTGCAAACGTTCACGTATTAAGCGGGCCCTGCGTTCATCCCGCGAATCTGAATCGAGCTGTTGGCCCACATGCTGCTGTAGAAAACCAGGCTGGACCATAACCGTCAGCTCATTCATCACTGAAAGCGGAATATTGCGGATAATTCCCAGGTCAATACCAAGCCGCACATCTGAGAGTTTCTCAGCTGCTTCGTCAGATTCAATAATCCGGGCATTGGTCAGAACCCCGTATGAGCGGCAGAGCTGGTCTTCTAAAAGAAGACGTCGATTCTGCATCAAATACCTTCGAGCCGCACGCTCCTGTTCAATAATCTGATGGGCTACACTGGTCAAGTTCTCAATGATCTCTTCTTCGGACTGACCAAGCGTAATCTGGTTGGAAATCTGGAACAAGTTACCGGACGCATCGCTACCTTCCCCGTACAGCCCTCGCACAACCAGACCTACCTGTGCAATCGCGGACAGGATCCGGTTAATCTGATGAGTAAGCACAAGTCCAGGCAGATGCATCATGACAGATGCTCGGATGCCGGTTCCGACGTTTGTCGGGCAGCTCGTCAGGTAGCCCCGGCGCTCATCAAACGCAAAGTTCACGTGCTTCTCAAATATATCGTCCATCCGATCTGCAGCCTCCCATGCTTTCTGAAGCTGCAAACCTGAAAACAGGCATTGGATTCTAAGATGGTCTTCCTCATTCACCATGATGCTGAATGCCTCGTTCTCGCTGAGAAGCACAGCGCCCCCGCGTGACTCGGCCATCAAATTCGGACTGATCAAATGCTTCTCCATCAGCACACGCTTCTGCAGGCCGGTCAACTGATCCATTCGAATAAACTCGAATGGCCCCTGACGCTTACAATCTTCATCTTCCATTACCTGTCTGACAGCAGCGGTAATCTGCTCCAGCTGGCTGTCAGTCGCGAGAATCGGAAACGGATACTCCTGTATATTGCGAGCCAGGCGAACACGACTGCTAATTGCAATATCGGCATCTTCACCTTCCCCATTCATCCACTCACTTACCGCATTTGTTATAAAGTTCTGGAAAGACATGCGATTTCCCTCCTACAAATGTGCGATTTGCTGCTCAAGTTCGCGTATTCGATCACGCAATTGTGCTGCTCTCTCGAATTCTTCCTGTTCAATGCACATTCGAAGTTCATATTTCAGTTGATCGACTTCTTTTTTCAGTTTAATGGTACCGCCAGAACGCTCGGGAACTTTGCCACTGTGGCGGGTATTCCCATGCACCCGACGAAAAAGTGGATCGAGCCGCTCTGCGAATGCCTCATAGCAATCACTGCAGCCGAACCTTCCACTTTTACTAAACTGCGGATAAGTCATGCCGCATGTTTCACAGTGTAGTGACTTCTCTTGCTCGGTCTGCTGAAATGAAACCGCATTGCTTCCCTGTTGATTTAACAGACCGGAAAGTAAGTGATGAATCGAAAAATCATTCATTCCACCCGGGAACATATGACCCTTCTCCTGTGCGCACACTTCACAAATGTGAAGCTGCATTTTTTCACCATTGATAATTTGGGTGAAGTGAAGGGTTGCCGGCCGTTGATGACATTCCTGACAAATCATAGACGGCGTCCTCCTGACTGTATATATATTATAGAAAAAGCGCAGTAAGCATGTTTTTCAAAAGATCCGCTCGTATGCGGTCCCTAAGCGGCACAGGGACCACTGTTAACACACGTCCGGTAGCCGCTTTCATCAAACGCATCTCTTTAAGCGTAATAATCCGTTCTTCCATAAGTCTCACGATAATATTGTCGCAGGCAGCTGCTGTGATGCTTTCCCCAATGGTTTCAAGCAAAAGCTGATAAAAGAGCTGGTTATCCAAAATTTCAACTTTACGAATCCGGATATATCCTCCGCCTCCCCGCTTACTTTCTACCATGTATCCTTTCTCGACGGTAAATCGAGTGCTGATCACGTAATTAATCTGGGATGGCACACACTGGAACCTGTCAGCCAGCTCACCACGCTGGATCTCTACCGCACCATTGCCCTGCTGTAAAATCCGTTTCAAATGCTGTTCAATGATGTCGGATATGTTCCGCATGTCTGCACCTCCTCCTTATCGTTTTTATTGACTTTGACTTTCTTTGACTTTAATTATAATCATGCCGATCCTAAAATGCAAGTGGTCCATACCTCTGTATTCTCGACGGAAAATCACCTTTCTATTCTTGTATCCGGCTGATGTTATACAAAAAGAAAACGCCTCACCAGCCTGAGCCGTGGGCGTTCTGTTTGTCTTATTCCTTACCCGAAGCGTCCCGAGATGTAATCTTCTGTGCGCTTATCCTGCGGGTTTGTAAAAATCGTTTCGGTTTCATCGTACTCAACCATATCACCTAGGAGGAAGAATGCCGTGCGATCAGACACGCGTGCCGCCTGTTGCATGTTGTGCGTTACGATCACAATGGTGTATTTCTTTTTCAGCTCATACAGCAGCTCTTCCACTTTCTGTGTCGAGATTGGATCAAGTGCCGATGTCGGTTCATCCATCAGAACCACTTCTGGTTCTACCGCTAGCGTGCGTGCAATACACAAACGCTGCTGCTGACCGCCAGAGAGTCCCATTGCATTTTTATTGAGACGGTCTTTTACTTCATCCCAGAGACCGGCCTGCTCGAGGCAGCGCTCTACAATCTCATCTATCTTCTTTTTATCGCGGAAGCCATTGATACGCAATCCTGCAGCCACATTCTCATAAATTGACATGGTAGGGAATGGGTTCGGTTTCTGGAATACCATGCCGACCTGCTGACGTACGGTCACAGGATCACGGTCAGACGCATAAATATCCTGGCCTTCTAGCAGAATCTCTCCATCTACACGTGCGCCCTCGATCACTTCATGCATCCGATTAATCGCACGCAAGAACGTCGACTTTCCACAGCCGGACGGTCCAATAAAAGCTGTTACTTTATTTTTTTCCAGCGTCATATTGATATTTTTAATGGCGTGAAAATCCCCATACCATAGGTTCAAGTTCTTTGCTTCGATCATTGCGCTCCCACCTCGGTTTTTTATCGCTTCCGCGTAATCACACGCGCCGTTACGTTCAACAAAATCACCATCATAATAAGCGTCAGTGCGCCTGCCCATGCCTGCGCCTGCCACTCTGCATACGGCGAGATCGCATAATTGAATATAAGAACGGGCATAGACGCGATCGGTTGATTCAATGAATGACTCCAGTACATATTGCCGAACGCTGTAAACAGGAGCGGCGCTGTCTCGCCTGCCACACGCGCAATCGCAAGCATGACGCCGGTGATAATACCGCGCAGGGCCGTTGGCAAAATAATTTTCATAATGACGCGCCACTGTGGAATGCCGAGTGCAAGACCGGCTTCCCGCATGTGGTTCGGTACAAGCTTCAACATCTCTTCGGTTGTCCGCGTAACAGCCGGAATCATGATGAATGCCAGTGCCATACCACCCGCATAAGCGGAGAAACCGCCCATCATCAGGACAACAAGCCCATAAACGACAATCCCGACGACAATCGATGGAACACCGAGCATAATATCAGTTAAGAATGATACAAATTTTCCAAAGCGATTGCGTCCATACTCAGATAGGAAGATTCCAGCCATTAAACCAACTGGAATTCCGATGACAGACGCAAGACCAAGCAGAATAAATGTTCCAACGATACCATTGGCCATCCCGCCGCCGATCTCACCTGGAGGAGCCGGCAGCTCAGTGAAGAAGTCAAAATTAAGAGCGGATACCCCTTTAACCAGCACATATCCCAAAATGCTGAACAGAGGGGTAAGCGCGAGAATCATACTAATGATCGTCATCCCAACCATGATTTTACTTTGTGCCTGACGACGGCTGAGACGAGCGGTAGACTTCTCGAAACCTACGCCCTTACTGCTTTTTAATACACTCTCCATCGATTACTTCGCCTCCTGTACGCCCCGTGAAGTCGTCCACACGAGGAATTTCGCAAAAATGTTGACGAGCAGCGTAACCGCGAACAGGAGGAAGCCAATCTCAATGAGAGTAGATAAGTATAAGTTCGACGATGCTTCATTAAACTCGTTAGCGATGACGCTTGCCATTGTATAAGCAGGGTCAAATATAGAATCCGGAACTTCCGGCCGATTTCCGATAACCATAGTCACAGACATTGTTTCGCCAATTGCACGTCCTAACCCGATAATCATCGCACCGAGAATACCGGAACGAGAATAGGTGAGAACGGCTTTGCGAATCATTTCCCATTTGGTGGCCCCCAGTGCGAGCGCTGCTTCGCGCTGCGACTCCGGTACAACCATCAGCACCTCCCGCGAGATCGAAGCGATCGTCGGGATGATCATAATAGCTAGAATGACGCCCGCTGTAAAAATCCCTACCCCGAAGGACGGACCGCGGAAAAACGGAATGAAAGTGCCCAGTGTGTTAATAAACACAGGCGCTATATATTCGCGAATAATTGGAGATAAAACGAAAATGCCCCACAAACCGTATACAATCGACGGAATAGCCGCCAGAAGCTCAATCAAAAATCCAATCACATCGCGGAACCACTTTGGCGCGATTTCCACCAGGAAAATCGCAATTCCTACACTAATCGGTGTGGCAATCGCAAGGGCAAGGAGGGACGATACGATGGTGCCATAAATGAAAGGCCATGCCCCGAACTCTTCTGCCACTGGGTCCCATGCCTTGCTGAAAAGAAAGCTCGGGCCGTACTTGTCAATCGCAAAACTAGAACCGCGAAACATCTCCCACAGCATAATGCCCAGCATCGCAATGATGGAACAACCAAAAACATACGCAACCGCCTTAAACACCTGGTCTCCATATCGTCTCTTCAAGAGATACACTCCTCTTCCTTGAAAAAAGCGGCAAAAAACTCATCATGAGTTTTTTGCACGCTCTCCCCTGCTTTCTTTTTTTATTTCAGTACAGCTTCGCCGTTTACTTTTACTTTTTTCAGTGCTTCTACGCCTTTATCTTGCAGTTCTTTCGGCATCGGAGCGTAGTTCAGTTCACCTGCATATTTCTGGCCGTCTGTTACAGCCCATTTAAGCATGGTCAGCATTTTTTCTGCTTTTGCTTTGTCGAGTGTCAGGTTTTCCGGAACGAGTACCCATGTTGTACCTACGATCGGGTAGCTGTCTTTACCCGGCTGATTGCTCAGTTTCACTTTCAGATCTTCTGGAATGGTTGTCAGT
It contains:
- a CDS encoding PIN/TRAM domain-containing protein, with amino-acid sequence MVKRIIQLFFLLVGAGLGYQFGPQFLSFLESYAHMGSIPGTEYIGAVLGAVLFAVIMSWPTDYIVRTIKRSEETLIKLPITDVLFGAMGLIIGLIVAFLLFLPINSIPIPIVAKLLPLLVSVLCGYIGFQVGLRKRDEIMSVFSSNRSKGEKKKDEKQESSGTEYKILDTSVIIDGRIADICKTGFIEGALVIPEFVLEELQHIADSSDALKRNRGRRGLDILNKIQKELKVKVIITDQDFEEISEVDSKLVKLAKVMQGKVVTNDFNLNKVCELQGVSVLNINDLANAVKPVVLPGEELHVQVIKDGKENGQGVAYLDDGTMIVVEGGREYIGSVIDVIVTSVLQTSAGRMIFAKPKLMEKAL
- a CDS encoding CarD family transcriptional regulator codes for the protein MFQIGDKIVYPMHGAGVIEAIEEKEILGEKQQYYIMKMPVGNMQVMIPMEKVSNLGIREVIDMPALEHVLQILRTDEIDVSTNWNRRFRKNMEKMRTGDIYEVADVVRDLMRRDREKGLSTGERKMLDNARQILLSELVLVKNIDEEQATTLLEQVMNS
- the pssA gene encoding CDP-diacylglycerol--serine O-phosphatidyltransferase, with translation MIAKAIPNMFTIGNLFLGVVAMLFAFQGDPQYINYAAIMVIVGMVFDGLDGRLARMLNAQSEFGKELDSLSDIVTFGVAPALIMYVVILQDMGWVGIVLAGLFPACGALRLARFNSATGGNTGYFIGLPITAAGGVLATMALYHNAFPSVYLALSMFGLSYLMISNIKYPNFKKVGIPRSAFWVTPIIIGVVVLTAWKFPQQFPMVIFVPLMLYALYGVKRSIDRMVRKRRHKESEEEMFHS
- the disA gene encoding DNA integrity scanning diadenylate cyclase DisA, whose translation is MAAENKREQFISEVLRFVSPGAPLREGLENVLRAKTGALIVIGHTPAIRDIVDGGFSINCDLTSSHLYELAKMDGAIIVSDDVKKILYANTQLIPDSSIPSTETGTRHRTAERVARQTGQLVISISQRRNVITLYRGPYRYALKDIGVILTKANQAIQTLEKYKSVLDQALTNLGALEFEELVTLHEVALVVQRIEMVMRIKTEILKYINELGTEGRLISMQMEELVSKIEDDAYLLIKDYCRLGEEVDPDDVLNQLHKLSADDLLEPINVLKVLGYSPVPNLHDEPVFPRGYRILSKIPRLPASIVSNLIEEFAGLPQVMMATIEELDEVEGIGEVRARAIKEGLKRIQEQVFIDRHI
- the radA gene encoding DNA repair protein RadA translates to MAKYKSKYVCQECGYESPKWMGKCPGCNSWNTLVEEIVEKPKAGTVGARHGGFSAGSSKMVSITTIVGEDEPRLDTNMSELNRVLGGGVVPGSLVLVGGDPGIGKSTLLLQTSQELAGNGHTVLYISGEESAKQIKLRAERLGANSSQLYVLAETDLFLLEQQISQLNPAVVIMDSIQTIFHPDVTSAPGSVAQVRECTAHLMRLAKTKDIAIMIVGHVTKQGAIAGPRLLEHMVDSVLYFEGERHNTYRILRAVKNRFGSTNEIGIFEMAEKGLAEVTNPSEMFLSERSLGVAGSTVVASMEGTRPVLVEMQALVTPTGFATPRRMATGVDHNRIAMIMAVLEKRVGLLLQNQDAYVNVAGGVRLDEPAIDLAVAVSLASSFRDKQTNPYDVVIGEVGLTGEVRGVSRIEQRVKEAQKLGFKRVIIPAKNSTGWEYPVGIEIVGVHTVSEALRETLGG
- a CDS encoding ATP-dependent Clp protease ATP-binding subunit, which translates into the protein MMFGRFTERAQKVLALAQEEAVRLGHKNIGTEHILLGLIREGDGIAAKALQALGLGLDKIQGEVESLIGRGGEQSSNINYTPRAKKVIELSMDEARKLGHTYVGTEHILLGLIREGEGVAARVLNNLGVSLNKARQQVLQLLGSSEAMSSHQQASSNAAVNTPTLDGLARDLTAVARDGGLDPVIGRAKEIERVIQVLSRRTKNNPVLIGEPGVGKTAVAEGLAQRIINNEIPETLRNKRVMTLDMGTVVAGTKYRGEFEDRLKKIMDEIRQAGNIILFIDELHTLIGAGGAEGAIDASNILKPSLARGELQCIGATTLDEYRKYIEKDAALERRFQPIQVNEPSPEEAVQILFGLRDRYEAHHRVKITDEAISQAVQLSDRYISDRFLPDKAIDLIDEAASKVRLQSYTIPPNLKELEQKLEEVRKEKDAAVQSQEFEKAASMRDKEQKLREELDRTKNEWQEKQGQTDSEVTPEDIASIVASWTGIPVVKLKEEETERLLKMEEILHERVIGQEDAVKSISRAIRRARAGLKDPRRPIGSFIFLGPTGVGKTELARALAEALFGAEDSIIRIDMSEYMEKHSTSRLVGAPPGYVGFDEGGQLTEKVRRKPYSVVLLDEIEKAHPEVFNILLQVLEDGRLTDSKGRTVDFRNTVIIMTSNVGADMIKKNSSLGFTTPNSSKNYEDMKDRVLGELKRSFRPEFINRIDELIVFHSLEETHITEIALLMTESLRKRLNEQDIDFVLTDEAKSFLAKAGFDPAFGARPLRRAIQRHIEDRLSEELLTGNIQKGSVVKIDVCDNDLTFTTQEAGESVSN
- a CDS encoding protein arginine kinase; this translates as MSFQNFITNAVSEWMNGEGEDADIAISSRVRLARNIQEYPFPILATDSQLEQITAAVRQVMEDEDCKRQGPFEFIRMDQLTGLQKRVLMEKHLISPNLMAESRGGAVLLSENEAFSIMVNEEDHLRIQCLFSGLQLQKAWEAADRMDDIFEKHVNFAFDERRGYLTSCPTNVGTGIRASVMMHLPGLVLTHQINRILSAIAQVGLVVRGLYGEGSDASGNLFQISNQITLGQSEEEIIENLTSVAHQIIEQERAARRYLMQNRRLLLEDQLCRSYGVLTNARIIESDEAAEKLSDVRLGIDLGIIRNIPLSVMNELTVMVQPGFLQQHVGQQLDSDSRDERRARLIRERLQSAME